A window of Salmo trutta chromosome 33, fSalTru1.1, whole genome shotgun sequence genomic DNA:
accagacgggctgcggcgttctggatgagttgtaggggtttaatggcacaggcagggagcccagccaacagcgagttgcagtaatccagacgggagatgacaagtgcctggattaggacctgtgtcgcctcctgtgtgaggcagggtcgtactctgcgaatgttgtagagcatgaacctacaggatcgggtcaccgccttgatgttagtggagaacgacagggtgttgtccaggatcacgccaaggttcttagcactctgggaggaggacacaagggagttgtcaaccgtgatggcgagatcatggaacgggcagtccttccgttcgagtttgaaggtaggccttgaaatacatccacagatacacctccaattgactcaaattctgtcaattagcctttcagaaccttctaaagccatgacatcattttccagacttttccaagctgtttgaaggcacagtcaacttagtgtatgtacacttctgacccactggaattgtgatacactgaattataagtgaaataatctgtctgtgtgcaattgttggaaaaattacttgtgtcatgcaccaagtagatgtcctaaccgacttgccaaaactatagtttgttaacaagaaatttgtggagtggttgaaaaacgagttttaatgactccaaccgaagtgtatgtaaacttccgacttcaactgttgcaGTATAAAGTGGTAACTCAATAATTTCAATATGACCCTGACTAGGCTTTATTATGGCTATACTATACTGCACAGTGATGAGATTGGTGTGTTAAAACTACAAAGTTAATATTTGCATGATATTTATTAAAGAGTGTTAAACCTAAAGTGAGATTATTCTGTGACTGTAAACGGGAAGGTGAGCAATCTGTCATCATTACCCTGTTCTTATCACCAGCCAGCTTGGACTTGACCTTGTTGATGATGCTCTTACACACATTGCAGACACCTGGAAGGACAGCTTTGatctgagggagagggagacattTTAGGCTACAAAAATAACCAGGTATTTACTTAAATATGACATGACAAAAATGACATGACATAAACCTTGATACacgtttctttctttctttgggATTAATTAAAACAAGCATCACTAGGCTTAGTCGGTTTCTGCTCTCTTgacatgtttggcatgacaatgggtTACAAGGAGTTGGGATTTTTTTTCATCTTCATGTTACCACATGCAACCCCAATTTATTTAggctacccagctagcacataacattctgaAAACCATATATTTCATAGAGCTTGGTGAGAGGGTTATTGGCCTTTGGTTATTTTGCaaacaaccttcccacaactttctgggaaagGTGCAGGATCGTTGCTTCCCACAGACGTCAAATcgatgtctattccacgttggttcatgttcatttcattgaaatgacatggctacaacgttgattcaatcagtgtgtgcccagtgggttggctttggaacattctcagcacatttaaggaacttcacaaaaaaaaaaaaaataatcttggAATTTCATACTTTAAcgtaacgtttcctaaaagttcaaacatggttacatttatattctgtatacttctggcccttctttggacactgtgttaacaaccctccagacgagcttcaatgccattcaactctccttccgtggcctccaactgctcctaaacacaagtaaaactaaatgcatgctcttcaaccgatcgctgcctgcacctgcctgcccatccagcataacttctctggacggttctaacttagaatttgtggacaactacaaatacctaggtgtctggttagactgtaaactctccttccagactcacatcaatcatctccaatccaaagtgaaatctagaattggcttcctatttcgcaacaaagcatccttcactcatgctgccaaacataccctcgtaaaactgaccatcctaccaatcctcgacttcggcgatgtcatttacaaaatagcctccaataccctactcaacaagctggatgcagtctatcacagtgccatccgttttgtcaccaaagccccatatacaacccaccactgcgatctgtatgctctcgttggctggccttcacttcataatcgtcgccaaacacattggctccaggtcatctacaagaccctgctaggtaaagtccccccttccctccgctcactggtcaccatagcagcacccacctgtagcacgcgctccagcaggtatatctctctggtcacccctaaagccaactcctcctttggtcgtctctccttccagttctctgctgccaacgactggaacgaactacaaaaatctctgaaatttggaaacacttatctccctcactagctttaagcaccagctgtcagagcagctcacagattactgcacctgtacatagcccatctatactttagcccaaactactacctcttcccctactgtatttatttattttatttattttgctcctttgcaccatattatttatatttgaactttgaactttcttcaaactacaaatctatcattccagtgtttttcttgctatactttatttactttgccaccatggcatttttttgcttttacctcccttatctcacatcatttgctcacattgtatatagtcttattttttttctactgtattattgactgtatgttgtttactccatgtgtaactctgtgttgttgtatgttgtcgaactgctttgctttatcttggccaggtcgcaattgtaaatgagaacttgttctcaacttgcctacctggttaaataaaggtgaaataaataaataaataaaaatattttggtaatgttctaggaacgttctccaactggtttgacatcgggaatgttctcaaatagttcagagaatgttaagaaacacagttcttctgtgggaatttcagtacttcagcataacatttcctaAAGTTGTTTTCATGGTTCTATTTAGTCATGTTCTCAAATCtttcagagaatgttaagaaaaccataaaaaaaaaaaactttagtaacgttcagagaatgttatttaaaaacatacatgCCGTGATCAGCAtgaacaaaactctctctatcctctgtcTTGTTATGTATGTTCACTGAGGccaaactccctgccatccaggacctctttaccaggcgttgtcagaggaaggccctaaaaattgtcaaagactgcaGCAATCCAAGTCATAAAATATTCTTTATGCTACcccacggcaagcagtaccagagtgccaagtctgtgtccaaaaggcacctgaacagcttctactctcaggccataagactgctgaacagttaatcaaatagctacctggacaaTTTAAATTGAACccctttgttatttatttatttatctaaattgacttgcactggctctatgcacactcattAGACTCAATCTACACACTcgcacatactacactgacactcctacacacacacacacacacacacacacacaaacacacacacacacacacacacacacacacgcatgcatgcatattgacggcacacacactcacacatagacacactcccacatacactactgctactctgtttattatatatcctgattgcctagtcacttttacccctacccacaTGCACATactatattacctcaactaccccgtacccctgcacattgacttggtactggtactccttgtaaatagcctcgt
This region includes:
- the LOC115172855 gene encoding antimicrobial peptide NK-lysin isoform X2; amino-acid sequence: MTTMPSSFQSLAAENWKERRPKEELALGVTREIYLLERVLQIKAVLPGVCNVCKSIINKVKSKLAGDKNRDDIAAKLASICHRFRIFKGICNNLVNKYKKTVIDALVSDVDATVLCKKLRLCK